A DNA window from Robbsia sp. KACC 23696 contains the following coding sequences:
- a CDS encoding IS66 family transposase, protein MTESPHNALPTDVESLQRMVADLAGQVRKLQSNLSARELLIEHLQIQIAALRRQMYGRKSEKLEAEIGQLELKLEELLLDNGEDPPPATPAEQERKNRTRKPLPADLPRDTVEHLPSGDDCPDCGGALKPIGEDVAEQLEYVPESWRVIRHVRPKFSCACCQTLVQASAPSRPIARGLAGPGLLAHVMIGKYADHLPLYRQSQIYARDGLDLDRSTLSEWVGGVTLLLRPLVEALRRYVMSGPSVHADDTPVPMLAPGKGKTVTGRLWAYVRDERPAGSVNAAALWMAFTPDRRGEHPQRHLGEFNGVIHADGFAGYDALYGESRTQAACWAHARRKFYELTKSHPSPAAGEAVRRIAALYAIEEQIRGEPPDKRLQVRTEHSKPLLDSMRAWLDTLIPTLSNKSALAGAIQYALNRWDALNTFVQDGRAEIDNNAVERALRAVALGRKNYLFAGSESGGERAAAMYSLIGTAKLNDIEPGAYLHEVLTRIADYPVNQIDDLLPSNIASSKLREA, encoded by the coding sequence ATGACCGAATCCCCTCACAATGCGCTGCCCACCGACGTCGAATCGCTCCAGCGCATGGTCGCGGATCTGGCCGGCCAGGTGCGCAAACTCCAGTCGAATCTGAGCGCACGCGAACTACTCATCGAGCACTTGCAGATTCAGATTGCGGCGCTTCGCCGCCAGATGTATGGCCGCAAGTCCGAGAAGCTGGAGGCCGAGATCGGTCAGCTCGAGCTCAAGCTCGAGGAATTGCTGCTCGACAACGGGGAAGATCCGCCGCCCGCCACACCTGCCGAACAAGAACGTAAAAACCGCACTCGCAAGCCGCTGCCGGCAGACCTGCCGCGCGACACGGTCGAGCATCTGCCCTCAGGCGATGACTGCCCGGACTGCGGCGGCGCGCTCAAGCCAATAGGTGAGGATGTCGCTGAGCAGCTCGAGTACGTGCCGGAGAGCTGGCGCGTCATTCGACACGTGCGTCCCAAATTCAGTTGCGCATGCTGTCAGACACTCGTTCAAGCGAGCGCGCCGTCGCGACCCATTGCCCGCGGGTTAGCCGGTCCGGGTTTGCTCGCACACGTCATGATCGGCAAATATGCCGATCACCTGCCGCTGTATCGACAGTCGCAAATCTATGCACGCGACGGACTGGACCTGGATCGTTCGACACTGAGCGAATGGGTAGGCGGTGTCACGCTCCTGCTTCGTCCATTAGTGGAAGCATTGCGCCGATATGTCATGTCGGGGCCAAGCGTGCACGCTGACGACACGCCAGTGCCGATGCTGGCACCGGGCAAAGGCAAGACTGTCACGGGTCGGCTGTGGGCGTATGTGCGTGACGAACGCCCAGCGGGCTCGGTGAATGCCGCCGCATTGTGGATGGCATTCACGCCCGATCGTCGCGGCGAACACCCTCAGCGCCATCTTGGCGAGTTCAACGGCGTCATCCATGCCGACGGATTTGCAGGATATGACGCGCTGTATGGCGAATCGCGAACGCAGGCGGCCTGTTGGGCACATGCCAGACGCAAGTTCTACGAACTCACAAAGTCGCATCCGTCACCGGCGGCGGGCGAAGCCGTGCGCCGTATAGCCGCCCTGTACGCGATAGAAGAGCAGATCAGGGGCGAGCCGCCGGATAAGCGTTTGCAAGTAAGAACCGAACACAGCAAACCGCTGCTCGACAGTATGCGAGCCTGGCTAGACACGCTGATCCCAACGCTATCGAACAAATCGGCGCTCGCCGGTGCGATCCAATATGCGCTCAATCGATGGGATGCGCTGAACACGTTCGTCCAGGATGGCCGTGCGGAAATCGACAATAACGCTGTCGAACGCGCGTTGCGTGCCGTGGCATTGGGTCGCAAGAATTATCTATTTGCCGGATCTGAATCTGGCGGCGAGCGTGCTGCCGCCATGTACAGCCTGATCGGTACGGCCAAGCTCAACGATATCGAGCC
- the tnpB gene encoding IS66 family insertion sequence element accessory protein TnpB (TnpB, as the term is used for proteins encoded by IS66 family insertion elements, is considered an accessory protein, since TnpC, encoded by a neighboring gene, is a DDE family transposase.), giving the protein MIGLPPGTQVWLVAGVTDMRRGFDGLAAVVQTKLANNPYGGKVFVFRGRRGDRIKVLWWDGQGLCLLCKRLEHGYFVWPQANSGSVHLSAAQLSMLLEGIDWRRPQRTATPRAA; this is encoded by the coding sequence ATGATCGGACTACCTCCCGGCACGCAAGTGTGGCTGGTCGCGGGCGTGACCGATATGCGGCGTGGCTTCGACGGTCTGGCTGCTGTCGTGCAAACCAAACTTGCCAACAACCCGTACGGCGGCAAGGTGTTCGTCTTCCGAGGTCGGCGCGGCGACCGAATCAAGGTGCTCTGGTGGGATGGGCAGGGTCTGTGCTTGCTCTGCAAACGCCTCGAACACGGTTACTTCGTCTGGCCGCAGGCCAATTCCGGTAGCGTGCATTTGAGCGCTGCGCAGTTGTCGATGTTGCTTGAAGGCATCGACTGGCGCCGTCCACAGCGCACCGCCACACCCCGTGCGGCGTAG
- a CDS encoding SMP-30/gluconolactonase/LRE family protein has protein sequence MHIELILDAGATIGESPTWVPQENALYWIDVKKPALYRLAADTRHTRCWPLPSDIGAFALLESQDGAVVALRHGVFHLEFSSGALTLLSPPPFDPNLFRFNEGACDSAGRFWIGAMFDPVVPTNTRAKTSLHSFTFASGLRPEPDAAELYNGMAWSPEETAFFLSHSQKQEIYRFDYDVQKGKISERKLFARVRAEDGVPDGAAVDIEGGYWCALHGAAKIRRYTANGAVDREIDLPVSQPTMCAFGGAKLKDLFITSAADSLSVQQKRQEPLCGGLFRVRTLVRGAERHCFVR, from the coding sequence ATGCATATCGAACTGATTCTGGATGCAGGCGCAACCATTGGAGAGTCACCAACATGGGTCCCCCAAGAAAATGCGCTTTATTGGATTGATGTGAAAAAACCTGCACTTTATCGATTGGCCGCGGACACCCGACACACGCGCTGCTGGCCTTTACCAAGTGATATCGGCGCATTTGCATTGCTTGAATCACAGGATGGCGCAGTCGTGGCGTTACGCCACGGCGTGTTTCATCTAGAATTTTCGTCAGGCGCGCTCACACTGTTGTCGCCTCCTCCTTTCGATCCGAATCTGTTTCGGTTCAATGAGGGAGCCTGCGACAGCGCGGGGCGATTTTGGATTGGTGCAATGTTCGATCCGGTAGTACCTACGAACACGCGAGCGAAAACGTCGCTGCACTCATTTACATTTGCGAGCGGACTGCGGCCGGAGCCTGATGCAGCGGAGCTGTATAACGGTATGGCGTGGTCGCCTGAAGAGACTGCCTTCTTCCTATCCCATTCGCAAAAGCAGGAGATCTACCGCTTTGACTACGATGTACAGAAGGGAAAGATCTCAGAGCGAAAGCTTTTCGCGCGCGTGCGCGCGGAAGACGGCGTCCCCGATGGTGCTGCAGTCGACATAGAAGGCGGGTACTGGTGTGCGTTGCATGGGGCGGCGAAGATCAGACGTTATACGGCAAACGGCGCGGTCGATCGCGAAATTGATTTGCCCGTCAGCCAGCCGACCATGTGCGCTTTTGGCGGTGCGAAATTAAAAGATCTCTTCATTACTAGTGCTGCTGACAGTCTTAGCGTTCAACAGAAACGACAGGAGCCGCTTTGTGGTGGCCTGTTCCGCGTGCGTACATTGGTACGGGGTGCGGAGCGTCATTGCTTCGTGCGTTAG
- a CDS encoding thiamine pyrophosphate-requiring protein, producing the protein MSKPTVGDFIVDRLYAWGVRRIYGYPGDGINGVFGALNRAEGKIEFIQARHEEMAAFMASAHAKFTGELGVCIATSGPGASHLVTGLYDARMDHMPVLALVGQQARASLGGHYQQELDLSSLFKDVAGAFVQQAVVPAQVRHLVDRAVRTAISERKVTALILPNDLQDLPYEAPARKHGTVHSGVGYQPSRVVPFDADLRRAAEILNAGKKVAILAGAGALGAREDLIVLANKLSAGVAKALLGKAVLPDDLPWVTGSIGLLGTEPSDHLMAECDTFLMIGSGFPYAEFLPKEGAARGVQIDLKADMLSLRYPMEVNLVGDSGETIRALLPLIQQKDDQSWRKKISGWTAKWWSTLEKRALVESKDSAKTGINPQRTVFELSSRIPSNAIVTSDSGSCANWYARDLKVQTGMMCSLSGGLASMGAAVPYAIAAKFAHSSRPVVALVGDGAMQMNNMAELITVAKYYKQWASPQWICMVLNNADLNQVTWEQRVMEGDPKFSASQDIPSVPYHQFAEMIGLKGIYVDSAEKMGTAWEAAFASHVPVLIEVKADPSVPPLPPHITLQQAKAFATTLFEGDPNEGSVIVETAKQVLSSVLPGHRD; encoded by the coding sequence ATGAGTAAGCCAACAGTTGGCGACTTTATCGTCGATCGTTTGTACGCGTGGGGCGTTCGGCGGATTTACGGATATCCGGGCGACGGCATCAATGGTGTCTTTGGTGCCCTTAATCGTGCCGAAGGAAAAATCGAATTCATTCAAGCCCGCCATGAGGAAATGGCGGCATTTATGGCGTCGGCCCACGCAAAGTTTACGGGGGAACTTGGCGTTTGTATTGCCACCTCCGGCCCCGGTGCGTCGCATTTGGTGACAGGGCTGTATGACGCGCGCATGGACCATATGCCAGTTCTAGCACTCGTCGGTCAACAAGCACGGGCTTCGCTAGGAGGCCATTATCAGCAGGAATTAGATCTTTCCAGTTTGTTCAAGGACGTGGCCGGCGCTTTCGTTCAACAAGCAGTGGTTCCGGCGCAAGTGCGGCACCTGGTAGATCGTGCGGTACGAACGGCCATTTCCGAGCGTAAGGTTACGGCACTGATCCTACCGAATGATCTGCAGGATCTTCCCTATGAAGCGCCCGCTCGTAAGCACGGGACGGTGCATTCGGGGGTGGGCTATCAGCCCTCCAGGGTCGTGCCGTTTGACGCAGATTTGAGGCGAGCAGCCGAGATTTTGAATGCCGGAAAGAAGGTCGCGATTTTGGCAGGTGCAGGCGCATTGGGCGCTCGTGAAGACCTCATCGTGCTTGCAAACAAGCTAAGTGCAGGCGTTGCCAAGGCGCTGCTCGGTAAGGCGGTTCTTCCTGATGATTTGCCGTGGGTTACCGGATCGATCGGCCTTTTGGGGACAGAGCCGAGTGATCACTTAATGGCCGAATGCGATACCTTTTTAATGATCGGATCGGGCTTTCCTTACGCAGAGTTTTTACCCAAGGAAGGTGCTGCGCGAGGGGTTCAAATCGACCTCAAGGCTGACATGCTGAGCCTGCGGTATCCAATGGAAGTGAATTTGGTGGGAGATAGCGGCGAAACGATCCGTGCACTCTTGCCACTCATTCAGCAGAAAGACGATCAGAGCTGGCGCAAGAAGATTTCCGGGTGGACTGCGAAGTGGTGGTCCACGCTGGAAAAACGTGCGCTTGTGGAATCTAAGGATAGCGCGAAGACCGGTATTAATCCGCAGCGTACCGTGTTCGAACTGTCCTCCCGGATTCCCTCGAATGCCATCGTGACAAGCGACTCAGGCTCCTGCGCAAATTGGTATGCGCGGGATCTAAAGGTGCAGACTGGCATGATGTGCTCTTTATCCGGTGGTCTTGCATCCATGGGGGCCGCAGTCCCTTATGCAATTGCAGCCAAATTTGCGCATTCGTCCCGTCCCGTCGTCGCTTTGGTTGGTGATGGTGCAATGCAAATGAACAATATGGCCGAGCTAATCACAGTCGCCAAGTACTACAAGCAGTGGGCCTCCCCTCAGTGGATATGCATGGTGTTGAATAATGCCGATCTGAATCAGGTGACGTGGGAGCAGCGTGTCATGGAAGGCGATCCGAAGTTTTCCGCCTCTCAAGATATTCCGTCGGTGCCCTACCACCAGTTTGCGGAAATGATCGGACTGAAGGGCATTTATGTCGATAGCGCTGAGAAGATGGGGACGGCCTGGGAAGCGGCATTTGCGTCCCACGTACCTGTTTTGATCGAGGTGAAGGCCGACCCGAGCGTGCCGCCGCTACCGCCGCATATCACACTGCAACAAGCAAAGGCATTCGCAACGACGCTTTTTGAGGGAGACCCGAATGAAGGGAGTGTGATTGTGGAAACGGCTAAACAAGTGCTGAGTTCCGTACTTCCTGGGCATAGAGATTGA
- a CDS encoding enolase C-terminal domain-like protein: protein MATPSGGDISSCRERVPITQVRARAFTIPTDCPEADGTFAWSSTTLIAVELTAGSVIGLGYTYTDASSVGLICQTLAPVLAGANVFDIEACWQKLQRHIRNIGREGMCATAISAIDAALWDAKAKLLGLPLGQLLGMVRNDVPIYGSGGFTTYSNRQLQAQLSSWIEKDGCQWVKMKIGTHPEKDVDRVKVARAAIGGTAGLFVDANGAFTVRSALAMAEAFSTYDVSWFEEPVSSDDTLGLSSVRRRAPVGMEIAAGEYGYNTDNFLGLLNAKSVDVLQADASRCGGVTGFLKAAALSDAFHIPFSAHCAPALHRHIAGSIANFRHLEWFHDHVRIETMLFDGAPAASNGVVRLDLSRPGFGIALR from the coding sequence ATGGCGACGCCATCGGGAGGTGACATCTCTAGTTGTCGAGAGCGAGTGCCGATCACGCAGGTACGCGCTCGTGCATTTACGATCCCCACAGACTGTCCGGAAGCGGACGGTACCTTTGCATGGTCCTCGACCACATTGATTGCGGTCGAGTTGACGGCGGGCTCCGTGATTGGTCTTGGCTACACCTATACAGACGCTAGCAGCGTTGGGTTGATTTGCCAAACCCTGGCGCCCGTGCTTGCCGGTGCAAACGTTTTCGATATCGAGGCGTGTTGGCAAAAGTTGCAGCGCCATATCCGCAATATTGGGCGTGAAGGAATGTGTGCGACGGCGATATCTGCCATTGACGCCGCCCTATGGGACGCGAAAGCGAAGCTTTTGGGATTGCCTCTGGGGCAATTGCTGGGCATGGTACGGAACGACGTACCCATCTACGGAAGCGGTGGCTTCACAACCTATTCGAATCGGCAACTTCAAGCTCAGCTATCGAGTTGGATCGAGAAGGACGGATGCCAGTGGGTTAAGATGAAGATCGGAACGCATCCCGAGAAGGACGTAGATCGGGTCAAAGTCGCGAGAGCCGCAATTGGAGGTACAGCGGGGCTCTTTGTAGATGCCAATGGTGCGTTTACAGTAAGATCAGCGTTAGCGATGGCCGAGGCGTTTTCTACGTATGACGTGTCATGGTTCGAGGAGCCAGTCTCATCTGACGATACCCTGGGGCTTTCCAGCGTACGACGGCGAGCACCGGTAGGCATGGAGATCGCCGCAGGCGAATACGGATACAACACTGACAATTTCCTGGGTTTGCTAAATGCAAAATCGGTGGATGTGCTTCAAGCGGATGCGAGCAGGTGCGGTGGCGTCACGGGATTTCTAAAAGCGGCGGCGCTTTCAGATGCTTTTCATATTCCTTTTTCAGCGCATTGCGCGCCCGCATTACACCGTCACATTGCCGGTTCGATCGCGAACTTCAGGCATCTCGAATGGTTTCATGATCATGTCCGCATTGAAACGATGCTATTTGACGGAGCCCCTGCTGCATCGAATGGCGTTGTTCGCCTCGACTTATCCCGGCCAGGTTTTGGCATCGCGTTGCGGTAG
- a CDS encoding gluconate 2-dehydrogenase subunit 3 family protein: MTQRETQYPGYDVLRKIATPSWDDASRRVVSDRMSVRSAPQFFDQAQSRTVMALCHCIVPQAEAPPEVPLAAMLDENLQKGIKDGFRNAQLPPPSEAWLLGLAALDAESEARWHRSFADLTQTQRIELLKSVQNGDVIHGAWEKIAPKLFFSARVLHDICGAYYSHPHAWSEIGFGGPANPRGYVRLYFDRRDPWEAVEVKKNGGVVAARLENGRVK, from the coding sequence ATGACACAGCGAGAGACGCAATACCCCGGTTACGATGTGCTGCGCAAGATTGCCACGCCATCATGGGATGACGCCTCGCGCCGAGTTGTCAGCGATCGTATGTCGGTCCGCTCTGCTCCCCAATTCTTTGATCAAGCGCAATCGCGCACGGTAATGGCGTTGTGTCATTGTATTGTCCCGCAGGCAGAAGCTCCTCCCGAAGTCCCCCTGGCCGCCATGTTGGATGAGAATTTGCAGAAGGGTATCAAAGACGGCTTTCGCAATGCTCAGCTTCCTCCGCCATCCGAAGCTTGGCTACTCGGGTTGGCTGCGCTGGACGCGGAATCCGAAGCCCGCTGGCATCGATCTTTTGCAGACCTCACGCAAACGCAGCGCATCGAATTGCTCAAGAGCGTTCAAAATGGCGACGTCATCCATGGCGCCTGGGAGAAGATAGCGCCGAAACTCTTTTTTTCGGCTCGGGTTCTACACGATATCTGCGGTGCCTATTACTCCCACCCACACGCGTGGTCCGAAATAGGCTTTGGCGGACCTGCTAATCCTCGTGGCTACGTGCGTCTATATTTTGATCGCAGAGATCCTTGGGAAGCCGTCGAAGTGAAAAAAAATGGCGGCGTCGTTGCCGCTCGCCTGGAGAATGGCCGTGTTAAGTGA
- a CDS encoding GMC family oxidoreductase yields the protein MLSDALEIPRGKNGQAPDVFSQKGWIPMREYPENEEVDFAIVGTGAGGGTLACRLAEMGFSVVAFDAGAWWRPLEEFASDETHQSKLFWTDDRICDGDNPLKLGNNNSGKAVGGSTVHFAMVSLRFRPEWFQSKTLLGYGEDWPLDWKEMWRYYAQVEQALHISGPINYPWGPKRPRYPYRAHELNASALVLARGAEAMGIDWSATPLATLSAPDGKAHPCVYRGFCVSGCSTNAKQSALVTWIPRAVEAGAEIRDLAMVGRIAVNDAGRVSGVEYFREGKWQFQKAKNVIVAGYAIETPRLLLMSATGRYPDGLANSSGLVGKYLTVQANQGVYGTMDEEIRWYKGPPSLSLTEHWNYKDTDKDFFGGYSFMSQGPLPKAWSATLNGRGLWGDALSLEMLKYNHQAGFKMVGEYMPQERNCVTLADDKDQYGLPIARVTYSLCENDKRMVSHAVNFMDKTLKAAGGRDTWREVDDTCHLNGSVRMGKDPKTSVVDADCRSWDVPNLWICDGSVFPTVGGVNPSLTIQAIALRTADRISELNRSGEVRGRAAATYV from the coding sequence GTGTTAAGTGACGCACTTGAAATCCCTAGAGGCAAAAACGGTCAAGCCCCGGACGTTTTCAGCCAAAAAGGCTGGATTCCCATGCGCGAATATCCAGAAAATGAAGAGGTTGATTTTGCGATAGTCGGAACAGGTGCCGGCGGCGGGACCCTCGCGTGTCGACTCGCGGAGATGGGTTTTAGCGTAGTCGCCTTCGATGCGGGGGCGTGGTGGCGGCCGCTGGAAGAGTTTGCTTCCGACGAGACTCACCAATCCAAACTCTTTTGGACCGATGACCGAATCTGCGATGGCGATAACCCGCTCAAGCTTGGGAACAACAACAGTGGCAAGGCGGTGGGAGGGAGTACCGTTCACTTTGCGATGGTTTCCCTTCGATTCAGGCCAGAGTGGTTTCAATCCAAAACTTTACTGGGATATGGCGAGGATTGGCCCCTTGATTGGAAAGAGATGTGGCGATATTACGCGCAAGTGGAGCAGGCGCTTCATATCTCTGGCCCCATTAATTACCCGTGGGGACCGAAGAGGCCAAGATACCCGTACCGTGCGCACGAACTGAATGCTTCGGCGCTGGTGCTGGCGAGGGGCGCCGAGGCGATGGGAATCGACTGGTCGGCCACGCCATTGGCGACCTTGTCGGCGCCGGACGGGAAAGCGCACCCATGTGTGTACCGTGGATTTTGCGTATCTGGCTGTTCGACGAATGCAAAACAAAGCGCCCTGGTGACTTGGATTCCTCGTGCCGTCGAGGCGGGTGCCGAGATTCGGGACTTAGCGATGGTCGGTCGTATCGCGGTGAATGACGCAGGGCGAGTCTCGGGCGTGGAATATTTCCGCGAGGGTAAGTGGCAATTTCAAAAGGCGAAAAACGTCATTGTTGCGGGCTATGCGATCGAGACGCCGCGACTTTTGTTAATGTCGGCGACCGGTCGTTATCCCGATGGCTTGGCGAATAGTTCTGGGCTGGTCGGTAAGTATCTGACAGTACAAGCCAATCAAGGCGTCTATGGCACGATGGATGAGGAGATTCGTTGGTATAAGGGGCCTCCCTCTCTGTCATTGACTGAGCATTGGAACTACAAGGATACGGATAAAGATTTTTTCGGTGGTTACAGTTTCATGAGTCAGGGGCCGTTGCCAAAAGCATGGTCCGCAACGCTCAATGGCCGAGGTCTATGGGGCGACGCCTTGAGCCTGGAAATGTTGAAATACAACCATCAGGCCGGCTTCAAAATGGTCGGAGAGTATATGCCGCAGGAGCGTAATTGCGTGACGCTGGCAGACGACAAAGACCAATACGGCTTACCCATCGCGCGCGTCACGTATTCGCTATGCGAAAACGATAAACGCATGGTATCGCATGCCGTGAATTTTATGGACAAAACTCTGAAGGCAGCGGGCGGGCGCGATACGTGGAGAGAAGTTGACGACACCTGCCATCTGAACGGTTCGGTCAGAATGGGTAAGGACCCGAAAACAAGTGTCGTCGATGCAGACTGTCGGAGCTGGGACGTTCCTAACCTGTGGATCTGTGACGGGTCGGTGTTTCCGACGGTTGGGGGCGTCAACCCCTCCCTGACGATCCAAGCGATTGCCTTACGCACCGCAGACCGGATCTCAGAACTGAACAGAAGTGGTGAGGTAAGGGGGCGCGCTGCGGCTACGTATGTCTGA
- a CDS encoding cytochrome ubiquinol oxidase subunit II: MSAKHDQPDVIDQRPRTKSILRDAYLCVIPLALSGCASDIHRSFLDPQGPIAAIQQTHFFEMVAILAIFVALPVFILLPWFAWRYRFGAKSSRYAPNWASSTPLEVIAWSGPVVIVAVLGTLVWRSTHALDPYRPILSPNSALRVQVIGYDWKWLFLYPDLGIASIGVLAIPTGQPVAMDITSATAMQSLLIPSLGSQMYAMGGMVTQLHLLANKPGRFMGENTMYNGNGFHAQQFSALAMSAQEFQSWVKQRQSASQHLDAGTLSHLAQPSTQAQLALALGVSKDAEGGIYFSHVDPAVFPSIVKATMNGTAFTRLATGTTSTMRVAHGYLPSTPIRQDSNP; this comes from the coding sequence ATGTCTGCTAAACATGATCAACCCGATGTTATCGATCAACGACCCCGAACAAAGTCGATTTTGCGCGATGCCTATCTTTGCGTAATTCCGTTGGCACTGAGCGGATGCGCTAGTGACATTCACCGGAGCTTTTTAGATCCGCAGGGCCCGATAGCAGCGATACAGCAGACGCACTTCTTCGAAATGGTGGCAATACTCGCAATCTTCGTTGCTCTTCCCGTATTTATTCTCCTTCCCTGGTTTGCTTGGCGGTACCGATTTGGTGCAAAGTCCTCGCGCTATGCCCCGAACTGGGCTTCCAGTACCCCTTTGGAGGTAATCGCGTGGAGTGGACCGGTCGTAATCGTGGCAGTGCTCGGCACGCTGGTGTGGCGGAGCACGCATGCGCTCGACCCCTACAGACCAATCTTATCCCCCAATTCGGCGCTTCGCGTGCAGGTCATAGGATACGACTGGAAATGGTTGTTTCTCTATCCTGACTTGGGGATAGCATCCATTGGCGTTTTGGCTATTCCGACGGGGCAGCCTGTCGCAATGGACATCACGTCCGCCACGGCGATGCAGTCACTGCTGATACCGTCTTTAGGAAGTCAAATGTACGCGATGGGCGGCATGGTGACACAGCTACACTTGCTGGCAAACAAGCCCGGGCGCTTTATGGGCGAAAATACGATGTATAACGGCAACGGTTTCCATGCACAGCAATTTTCAGCGTTGGCCATGAGCGCGCAGGAATTTCAAAGTTGGGTGAAGCAGCGGCAATCGGCTAGCCAGCATCTCGACGCAGGCACCCTAAGCCACTTAGCGCAGCCGTCCACACAAGCGCAACTTGCGCTCGCATTAGGTGTGTCCAAGGACGCCGAAGGGGGCATCTACTTCAGCCACGTTGATCCCGCCGTCTTTCCGAGCATTGTGAAGGCGACGATGAATGGCACCGCGTTTACGCGGTTGGCCACTGGAACGACCTCTACCATGCGCGTTGCGCATGGGTATCTTCCTTCCACCCCGATACGTCAGGACTCCAACCCGTGA